One Mailhella massiliensis DNA segment encodes these proteins:
- a CDS encoding YlxR family protein, which yields MAERQGPVRMCVVCRRRFAKSQLMRHVPAPEGVAAGNGLEADEAQTRPGRGWYVCDDPHCRERFAGMKFRRKSHKGSKNG from the coding sequence ATGGCGGAAAGGCAGGGACCCGTCCGCATGTGTGTCGTATGCAGACGGCGCTTTGCCAAGTCGCAGCTCATGCGTCATGTGCCTGCCCCAGAAGGCGTCGCCGCCGGGAACGGGCTTGAAGCAGATGAAGCTCAGACAAGGCCCGGCAGAGGCTGGTATGTATGCGATGACCCGCATTGCCGGGAACGCTTCGCAGGCATGAAGTTCAGGCGTAAATCTCATAAGGGGAGCAAGAATGGATAG
- the mdoH gene encoding glucans biosynthesis glucosyltransferase MdoH, which produces MNSYQDMDFRVRDRILLYARGLNLSPRESVELALESLKRCSSDHPDYEEALVCLHAILAEKGRELIPGDDAPHLMSAPGMTRSSMLAEELDRTPWISIFKKTLSRLFRIFPSGIKERASWKDSAERQRRQMEWERVAGRRRSLLMTLILVPAVIGAYLMYSILPQQGVEAVKIVTAVLFAILFGWISIGFWMCVAGCWVLSRKVDRFTPTRGCDEVEIPKESRTAILFPVYNEDPHRYMAGIAATWHSLVRTGESDKFDIFILSDSTSPDAWVAEEEAWYEFCRKERCFEHIFYRRRRNNTKRKSGNVADFCRRWGAQYKYMIVFDADSVMRGSTMVRMVKSMELHPEMGMIQTPPLAVNMNSLVARVQQFANHLYGPVFATGLHFWLLGDAQYWGHNAIIRVEPFIRHCQLPTLPGRGPLAGDILSHDFVESALMRRAGYGVWLAYDLDGSWEETPPSLIDELIRDRRWCQGNLQHSRLIFSGGIFPTHRALFINGIMSYASALLWFFFLVFSSIQAVTEAFIPPTYFPNSPTLFPIWPTWYPKWALLLLGSTCIMLFMPKIFAIILTLRKGGAKNFGGTGSMCMSVLAEVLISTLLAPVRMLFHSFFVVTTLLGWKVSWNTQNRSDMGTSWGDAIRFHWWGTLIGILWGGLMWLINPGFFWWFSPIAVGLALSIPLSVFTSRVSWGLAARRMGLFVTSSELREEPEQADMHTELARPDRYSPFTIASSRGFTRAVVIPRVHALHIALIRRRTWERPIGETREKMRRSLLAKALDKGPFGLSKQEKSALLMDPRLLHELHKKVWQLNPEKGRDWGVAQN; this is translated from the coding sequence ATGAATTCCTATCAGGATATGGATTTCCGCGTTCGTGACCGCATACTGCTCTACGCGCGCGGCCTGAATCTTTCTCCCAGGGAAAGTGTGGAACTTGCCCTGGAAAGCCTGAAACGCTGCTCCTCCGACCACCCCGACTACGAGGAAGCCCTCGTATGCCTGCACGCCATTCTGGCGGAAAAAGGCCGTGAACTCATTCCCGGCGACGACGCCCCCCACCTCATGTCCGCTCCGGGCATGACCCGCAGCTCCATGCTTGCGGAGGAACTGGACCGCACGCCCTGGATAAGCATTTTCAAAAAGACGCTGAGCCGTCTTTTCCGCATCTTCCCTTCCGGCATCAAGGAACGCGCCTCCTGGAAGGACAGTGCGGAACGCCAGCGTCGTCAGATGGAATGGGAACGCGTGGCGGGCCGCCGCCGCAGCCTGCTCATGACGCTGATTCTCGTGCCCGCAGTCATCGGCGCCTATCTCATGTACAGCATACTGCCGCAGCAGGGCGTGGAAGCCGTCAAAATCGTGACCGCCGTGCTCTTCGCCATCCTGTTCGGCTGGATTTCCATAGGATTCTGGATGTGCGTGGCGGGCTGCTGGGTGCTTTCCCGCAAGGTCGACCGCTTCACCCCCACCAGAGGATGCGACGAGGTGGAAATTCCCAAAGAGTCGCGCACGGCCATTCTCTTCCCCGTGTATAACGAAGATCCTCACAGGTACATGGCCGGCATAGCCGCCACCTGGCATTCCCTGGTCCGCACGGGCGAAAGCGACAAATTCGACATCTTCATTCTGAGCGATTCCACCAGCCCCGACGCATGGGTGGCGGAAGAAGAGGCCTGGTACGAGTTCTGCCGCAAAGAACGGTGCTTCGAGCATATCTTCTACCGCCGCAGGCGCAACAACACCAAGCGCAAAAGCGGCAACGTGGCCGACTTCTGCCGCCGCTGGGGCGCGCAGTACAAGTACATGATCGTGTTCGACGCCGACAGCGTCATGCGCGGCAGCACCATGGTACGCATGGTGAAATCCATGGAGCTGCACCCGGAAATGGGCATGATACAGACTCCTCCGCTCGCCGTGAACATGAACAGCCTCGTAGCCCGCGTGCAGCAGTTCGCCAACCACCTCTACGGCCCCGTGTTCGCCACCGGGCTGCATTTCTGGCTGCTCGGCGACGCCCAGTACTGGGGACACAACGCCATCATCCGCGTGGAACCCTTCATCCGTCACTGCCAGCTTCCCACCCTGCCCGGCCGCGGCCCTCTCGCAGGCGACATTCTGAGCCACGACTTCGTGGAATCGGCGCTCATGCGCCGCGCGGGTTACGGCGTATGGCTGGCCTATGATCTCGACGGTTCCTGGGAAGAAACGCCGCCATCCCTCATCGACGAACTCATCCGCGACCGCCGCTGGTGCCAGGGCAACCTCCAGCACAGCCGCCTCATCTTCTCCGGCGGCATCTTCCCCACGCACCGCGCCCTGTTCATCAACGGCATCATGTCCTACGCCTCGGCGCTTTTGTGGTTCTTCTTCCTGGTATTCAGCTCCATTCAGGCCGTGACGGAAGCCTTCATTCCGCCCACCTACTTCCCGAACTCGCCCACGCTCTTCCCCATCTGGCCCACATGGTACCCCAAATGGGCGCTGCTGCTGCTCGGCAGCACCTGCATCATGCTGTTCATGCCCAAGATCTTCGCCATCATCCTCACCCTCCGCAAGGGCGGAGCGAAGAACTTCGGCGGTACGGGAAGCATGTGCATGAGCGTTCTTGCGGAAGTTCTCATTTCCACCCTGCTCGCCCCCGTGCGTATGCTCTTCCACAGCTTCTTCGTGGTCACCACGCTGCTCGGCTGGAAGGTATCGTGGAATACGCAGAACCGCAGCGACATGGGCACGAGCTGGGGCGACGCCATACGATTCCACTGGTGGGGCACGCTCATCGGCATTCTCTGGGGCGGACTCATGTGGCTCATCAATCCCGGCTTTTTCTGGTGGTTCTCGCCCATCGCCGTGGGGCTGGCCCTGTCCATCCCCCTTTCGGTATTCACAAGCCGTGTAAGCTGGGGTCTGGCCGCCCGCCGCATGGGGCTGTTCGTCACCTCCTCGGAGCTCAGGGAAGAGCCGGAACAGGCCGACATGCACACGGAACTCGCCCGACCCGACCGCTACTCCCCCTTCACCATCGCGTCTTCCCGCGGCTTCACGCGCGCTGTGGTCATTCCCCGCGTACATGCGCTGCACATCGCGCTCATCCGTCGCCGCACATGGGAACGCCCCATAGGGGAAACCCGGGAAAAAATGCGCCGCTCCCTGCTGGCCAAGGCTCTGGACAAGGGCCCCTTCGGCCTTTCCAAACAGGAAAAGTCCGCCCTGCTCATGGACCCGCGACTGCTGCACGAACTGCACAAGAAGGTGTGGCAGCTCAATCCCGAAAAGGGACGCGACTGGGGCGTAGCTCAGAACTGA
- the infB gene encoding translation initiation factor IF-2: MDRIKIKDAATEQGMKPEELVARLREAGIEKTVKGSLSPEEYEKVKVKKSEASVEVVRKDVIIRRRSKPAAAEAPAAPVVEEKAAPAEAAPASAPEAAPVEAKAAPAPEKAPKKARSPREAAPVARIVRPARVVTPEPAPAAVVVAPAASEEKKVEKPVEKAAEKPVQAAAVVVEARAEEPRQDKAVRARKVDVPAARIVTPKPAPVEAKPAAAEEKPAAEVKADATRGDRPRRAPAASAEPEGSSQPSLLPPVQERRHAPEEGEGEDSRKKAQPVVADGAPRVRVISRPDPTQARIVRPASPSEGRSGRDGDSRRDGGRRDMRDSRGSRPDARDGRDSDNRDREGRDRDNRRSSGNRPSGGRSSGGAPFTPPFGQQPPMEGEQSRKKRNNKSRRSVDFPQDSDDFSRRHGGPDMDDDEGMVRTRRSHKPKKQQHQAPSQSTQPMKAAKRKIRVEESIRVADMAHQMGVKSSEIIKILFGLGVMATINNALDIDTATLVAAEFGYEVEKVGFSEEAYLLPASADTPEMLKPRPPVVTIMGHVDHGKTSLLDAIRKTSVTSGEAGGITQHIGAYHVKTKRGDIVFLDTPGHAAFTAMRARGAQVTDLVVLVVAADDGVMEQTREAINHSRAAGVPILVAVNKIDKETANPDRVLRELSELGLQPEEWGGDTVVGMVSAKTGKGLDDLLELIALQAEIMELKANPDKPARGHVVEAKLDRGRGPVATVLVQEGTLHQGDVFVCGVFSGRVRALFNDQGRKIKEAGPSMPVEIQGFEGVPEAGEEFVCLEDEKTARRIAESRATKLREKELAKVSRVTLENFLKQSADAQETLVLNVVLKADVQGSLEAITESLRKLSTEKVRIDIIHGGAGAISESDVMLAAASNAIIIGFNVRPTAKVKEVAEQEQVDIRFYDIIYKLVDEIKSAMAGLLAPVSKEVYLGQAEVRQTFSVPKVGLIAGCMVTDGKLTRTANVRLLRDGVVVYTGKIASLKRLKDDAREVVRNLECGVGLENFHDIKIGDVIEAFEMVEEAASLD; encoded by the coding sequence ATGGATAGGATAAAGATAAAGGATGCCGCAACCGAGCAGGGCATGAAGCCCGAAGAACTCGTGGCCCGCCTGCGCGAGGCCGGGATAGAAAAGACGGTAAAAGGTTCCCTCTCCCCGGAAGAATACGAAAAAGTCAAGGTTAAAAAGTCGGAGGCCTCTGTGGAAGTTGTCCGCAAGGATGTTATTATACGTCGTCGTTCCAAGCCGGCAGCAGCGGAAGCTCCTGCCGCGCCCGTAGTGGAAGAGAAGGCTGCGCCCGCCGAGGCCGCGCCCGCGTCCGCTCCCGAAGCCGCGCCCGTGGAGGCGAAGGCCGCTCCTGCCCCGGAAAAGGCTCCTAAAAAGGCCAGAAGCCCCCGTGAGGCCGCTCCCGTGGCCCGCATCGTGCGTCCCGCCCGCGTGGTGACGCCGGAGCCCGCTCCTGCCGCCGTGGTGGTTGCTCCCGCTGCTTCTGAGGAAAAGAAGGTGGAAAAGCCTGTGGAAAAAGCGGCTGAAAAGCCCGTGCAGGCCGCTGCCGTCGTTGTCGAGGCTCGTGCCGAAGAACCCCGTCAGGACAAGGCTGTCCGCGCCCGCAAGGTGGACGTGCCCGCCGCCCGTATCGTGACGCCGAAGCCCGCGCCTGTGGAAGCGAAGCCTGCCGCCGCAGAGGAAAAGCCCGCCGCCGAAGTGAAGGCCGATGCCACCAGGGGGGATCGCCCCCGTCGCGCTCCCGCTGCGTCTGCGGAACCGGAAGGTTCTTCCCAGCCCAGCCTGCTGCCTCCGGTGCAGGAACGCCGTCACGCCCCTGAGGAAGGAGAAGGCGAGGATTCCCGCAAGAAGGCGCAGCCCGTCGTTGCGGACGGCGCGCCCCGCGTGCGCGTGATTTCCCGTCCCGATCCCACGCAGGCCCGTATAGTGCGCCCGGCTTCTCCTTCGGAAGGCCGCTCCGGCCGTGACGGCGACAGCCGCCGCGACGGCGGACGCCGCGATATGCGCGACTCCCGCGGTTCCCGTCCCGATGCCCGCGACGGACGCGATTCCGACAACCGCGACCGCGAAGGCAGAGATCGCGACAACCGCCGTTCCTCCGGCAACCGTCCTTCCGGCGGCCGTTCTTCCGGCGGCGCGCCCTTTACGCCGCCCTTCGGCCAGCAGCCTCCCATGGAAGGGGAACAGAGCCGCAAGAAGCGCAACAACAAGAGCCGCCGTTCCGTGGACTTCCCTCAGGATTCCGATGATTTCAGCCGCCGTCACGGCGGGCCCGACATGGACGATGATGAAGGCATGGTGCGTACCCGCCGTTCGCACAAGCCCAAGAAGCAGCAGCATCAGGCTCCCAGCCAGTCCACCCAGCCCATGAAGGCCGCCAAGCGCAAGATCCGCGTGGAAGAATCCATCCGTGTGGCGGACATGGCCCATCAGATGGGCGTGAAGTCCAGCGAGATCATCAAGATTCTCTTCGGCCTCGGCGTGATGGCCACCATCAACAACGCTCTGGATATCGATACCGCCACGCTGGTGGCTGCGGAATTCGGTTATGAAGTGGAAAAGGTGGGCTTCTCCGAAGAAGCGTATCTGCTCCCCGCTTCCGCCGATACGCCGGAAATGCTCAAGCCCCGTCCTCCGGTCGTGACCATCATGGGCCACGTCGACCACGGCAAGACCTCCCTGCTCGACGCCATCCGCAAAACCAGCGTGACCAGCGGCGAAGCGGGCGGCATTACGCAGCATATCGGCGCCTACCACGTCAAGACCAAGCGCGGCGACATCGTGTTCCTCGATACGCCCGGTCACGCGGCCTTCACCGCCATGCGTGCCCGCGGCGCTCAGGTGACCGACCTTGTGGTGCTCGTGGTTGCCGCCGACGACGGCGTCATGGAACAGACCCGTGAAGCCATCAACCACTCCCGTGCGGCCGGTGTGCCCATTCTGGTGGCCGTGAACAAGATCGACAAGGAAACCGCCAACCCCGACCGCGTGCTCCGCGAACTCTCCGAGCTGGGCCTCCAGCCCGAAGAATGGGGCGGCGATACCGTGGTGGGCATGGTTTCCGCCAAGACCGGCAAGGGCCTCGACGACCTTCTGGAACTCATCGCCCTTCAGGCCGAAATCATGGAACTCAAGGCCAACCCCGACAAGCCCGCCCGCGGGCATGTGGTGGAAGCCAAGCTCGACAGAGGCCGCGGCCCCGTGGCCACCGTGCTGGTGCAGGAAGGCACGCTCCATCAGGGCGACGTCTTCGTGTGCGGCGTGTTCTCCGGCCGCGTGCGCGCCCTCTTCAACGATCAGGGCCGCAAGATCAAGGAAGCCGGACCTTCCATGCCCGTGGAAATCCAGGGCTTCGAGGGCGTGCCGGAGGCCGGTGAAGAGTTCGTGTGCCTCGAGGACGAAAAGACGGCCCGCCGCATTGCCGAATCCCGTGCCACCAAGCTCAGGGAAAAGGAACTGGCCAAGGTCTCCCGCGTGACTCTGGAGAACTTCCTCAAGCAGAGCGCGGACGCTCAGGAAACCCTGGTGCTCAACGTGGTGCTCAAGGCCGACGTGCAGGGTTCTCTGGAAGCCATTACCGAATCGCTGCGCAAGCTCAGCACCGAGAAGGTGCGCATCGACATCATCCACGGCGGTGCGGGTGCGATTTCCGAATCCGACGTCATGCTGGCTGCGGCCTCCAACGCCATCATCATCGGCTTCAACGTGCGTCCCACGGCCAAGGTCAAGGAAGTGGCCGAACAGGAGCAGGTGGATATCCGCTTCTACGACATCATCTACAAGCTTGTGGATGAGATCAAGAGCGCCATGGCGGGCCTTCTGGCTCCCGTGTCCAAGGAAGTGTACCTCGGTCAGGCGGAAGTGCGTCAGACCTTCTCCGTGCCCAAGGTCGGCCTTATCGCGGGCTGCATGGTTACGGACGGCAAGCTCACCCGTACCGCCAATGTGCGCCTGCTGCGCGACGGCGTGGTGGTGTACACCGGCAAGATCGCTTCCCTCAAGCGCCTCAAGGATGACGCCCGTGAAGTGGTCCGCAACCTGGAATGCGGCGTGGGCCTTGAGAACTTCCACGACATCAAGATCGGCGACGTCATCGAAGCCTTCGAAATGGTGGAAGAGGCGGCCTCCCTCGACTAA